A single genomic interval of Acetobacteroides hydrogenigenes harbors:
- a CDS encoding MGMT family protein: MTFDKLSFFEQVYQVVELIPEGRVTSYGAIARYLGTGRSSRMVGWAMNASHTCDRYIPAHRVVNRNGLLTGKHCFGSPTAMEELLRAEGIEVVDDKIVGFGRYFWDPSVELDIS; the protein is encoded by the coding sequence ATGACCTTCGATAAGCTATCGTTCTTCGAGCAGGTGTACCAGGTGGTGGAGCTTATTCCCGAGGGGAGGGTTACCTCCTACGGGGCTATTGCCCGCTACCTGGGTACGGGACGCTCGTCGCGCATGGTAGGCTGGGCCATGAATGCCAGCCATACCTGTGACCGCTACATCCCCGCCCATCGGGTGGTAAACCGTAACGGGCTGCTAACCGGCAAGCACTGCTTCGGTAGCCCAACGGCTATGGAGGAGCTCCTACGAGCAGAAGGTATCGAGGTTGTCGACGATAAGATCGTCGGCTTCGGGCGCTACTTCTGGGACCCCTCCGTAGAGCTGGACATTAGCTAG
- a CDS encoding DedA family protein, with protein sequence MQQLIDFILHIDKHLLEIVTDYQTWTYLILFAIIFCETGLVVTPFLPGDSLLFAAGAISAMEGNPIDVNLLVPTLLCAAVLGDNTNYWIGHLIGDRVYERNYKLIKRKYIDQTHAFYEKHGKTTLIVARFMPIVRTFAPFVAGIGKMKYLRFFSFSLIGNVLWVVLFTYAGNFFGNIPTIKQNFTLVVFAIIAISLVPPIYTFIKVKYFSSKAS encoded by the coding sequence ATTCAACAGCTCATCGATTTTATCCTGCATATCGACAAACACCTGCTCGAGATCGTTACCGACTACCAAACGTGGACCTACCTTATCCTTTTCGCCATTATTTTCTGCGAAACGGGCTTGGTGGTAACGCCATTCCTGCCCGGCGACTCGCTGCTGTTTGCCGCCGGAGCCATCTCGGCCATGGAGGGCAACCCTATAGACGTAAACCTGCTGGTGCCAACGCTCCTGTGCGCGGCCGTGCTGGGCGACAACACCAACTACTGGATTGGCCACCTTATTGGCGACCGGGTGTACGAAAGGAACTACAAGCTGATTAAGCGAAAGTACATCGACCAAACCCACGCCTTCTACGAGAAGCACGGTAAGACCACGCTCATCGTGGCGCGCTTTATGCCCATCGTCCGCACCTTTGCCCCCTTTGTGGCGGGTATCGGTAAGATGAAGTACCTGCGCTTCTTCAGCTTCAGCCTGATTGGGAACGTGCTGTGGGTGGTGCTGTTTACCTATGCCGGAAACTTCTTTGGCAATATCCCTACCATAAAGCAGAACTTTACGCTGGTGGTATTCGCCATCATCGCCATATCGCTGGTTCCGCCCATCTACACCTTCATAAAGGTGAAGTACTTCAGCAGCAAGGCTAGCTAA
- a CDS encoding diguanylate cyclase yields the protein MEFDFFKTIGGSITVSDTEGNVLYMNDKAAEVFGSMVGKNMMGCHKASSQEIIGRLIANAETNAYTIEKGDVKKIIYQTPWYKDGEVAGLVEFSFVIPFEMPHYVRTPKAE from the coding sequence ATGGAATTCGATTTCTTTAAGACCATAGGTGGGAGCATCACCGTTAGCGACACCGAGGGAAACGTGCTTTACATGAACGATAAGGCTGCCGAGGTTTTTGGCAGTATGGTGGGTAAAAACATGATGGGCTGCCACAAGGCCAGCTCGCAGGAGATTATCGGCCGACTAATTGCCAACGCCGAAACCAACGCCTACACCATCGAAAAGGGTGACGTGAAGAAGATCATCTACCAAACGCCCTGGTACAAGGATGGCGAGGTGGCCGGGCTGGTGGAGTTCTCGTTCGTTATCCCCTTCGAGATGCCCCACTACGTGCGCACCCCAAAGGCGGAGTAG
- a CDS encoding NADP-dependent malic enzyme, translated as MSSSKLNEEALSYHAQGKPGKIEVVPTKPYSTQRDLALAYSPGVAAPCLAIEENPDDAYKYTAKGNLVAVISNGTAVLGLGNIGALAGKPVMEGKGLLFKIFADIDVFDIEVDQTDVDKFVETVKAIAPTFGGINLEDIKAPECFEIEERLKNELDIPVMHDDQHGTAIISSAALLNALDIAKKKIDKIRLVVNGAGASAVASTKLYMELGVRKENIVMCDSKGVIRTSRKNLSGAKAFFATNRDIDTLEDALVDADVFLGLSAADVLTPEMVRSMASSPIVFALANPNPEISYELAMASRPDIIFATGRSDYPNQVNNVLGFPYIFRGALDVRATSINETMKIAAVKALAALAKEPVPDVVSIAYNNNKIVYGREYLIPKPLDPRLISTISVAVAKAAIESGVARKTIDDWDAYAFDLERRMGHDNRLTRTLRDKAKCCAKRIVFAEGGNINILRAAQNVLNDRIGIPILLGSKEKITETIKENNLDLQGVEIVEFFGEEERSRRERYAKMYHRKLERNGIIYSEAAERMYNRDYFGTMMVEAGDADAFISGYAKRYAYTVAPALEYYNMKETGSRLAGLYIVMTKRGPFFFADSSTMNPEPTPLDLVNTTLLVADEVRSYGIEPRIALLSNSNFGSVSEGSPAVAHEAVRLLHAHYPEIMVDGEMQVRFALNAEKRMAQYPFSKLKDMEVNVLVFPNFAASNIGYKLMQDLASFEVIGPVLLGMPKSIHVVPIDSSVREIVNMATIAAVDAQRTNRAEWLTIDPTI; from the coding sequence ATGTCTTCGAGTAAGCTAAACGAAGAGGCGCTGAGCTATCATGCTCAGGGCAAACCAGGAAAGATAGAGGTTGTTCCAACAAAGCCATACAGCACGCAGCGCGATTTGGCGTTGGCCTACTCTCCAGGAGTAGCGGCGCCGTGCCTTGCCATAGAGGAAAATCCCGACGATGCCTACAAGTACACCGCCAAGGGTAATCTGGTAGCGGTAATATCCAACGGTACGGCGGTGCTGGGCTTGGGCAACATTGGCGCGCTAGCCGGCAAACCGGTAATGGAGGGTAAAGGGCTTCTCTTCAAGATATTTGCTGATATTGATGTTTTCGACATTGAGGTAGATCAAACCGATGTCGACAAGTTTGTGGAGACGGTAAAAGCTATTGCTCCAACTTTTGGGGGTATAAACCTGGAGGATATTAAGGCGCCCGAGTGCTTCGAGATAGAGGAGCGCCTAAAGAACGAGCTCGACATCCCCGTAATGCACGACGACCAGCACGGTACGGCCATCATATCGTCTGCAGCGCTGCTTAACGCGCTCGACATTGCCAAAAAGAAGATCGACAAGATACGCCTAGTGGTTAACGGAGCCGGAGCTTCGGCTGTTGCCTCTACCAAGCTATACATGGAGCTGGGCGTACGCAAGGAGAACATCGTAATGTGCGACAGCAAGGGCGTTATCCGCACCTCGCGCAAGAACCTTTCGGGCGCTAAGGCCTTTTTTGCTACCAACAGGGATATCGATACGCTGGAGGATGCGCTGGTAGATGCCGACGTATTCCTTGGGCTATCGGCTGCCGATGTGCTTACCCCCGAAATGGTGCGCAGCATGGCATCGAGCCCTATTGTCTTTGCTCTTGCCAACCCCAACCCCGAGATCAGCTACGAGCTGGCCATGGCATCGCGTCCCGACATCATCTTTGCAACTGGCCGATCGGACTACCCCAACCAGGTGAACAACGTGCTGGGATTTCCTTATATCTTCCGTGGGGCGCTGGATGTACGCGCAACCAGCATCAACGAAACCATGAAGATTGCCGCTGTTAAGGCTCTTGCCGCTTTGGCTAAGGAGCCGGTGCCCGATGTGGTATCCATTGCCTACAACAACAATAAGATTGTTTACGGGCGCGAGTACCTTATCCCTAAGCCGCTAGATCCTAGGCTTATCTCTACCATATCGGTTGCGGTGGCCAAGGCGGCTATCGAATCGGGGGTGGCGCGCAAAACCATCGACGATTGGGATGCCTATGCGTTCGACCTCGAGCGCCGTATGGGGCACGACAACAGGCTAACCCGGACGCTGCGCGATAAGGCTAAGTGCTGCGCTAAGCGTATTGTGTTTGCCGAAGGGGGAAACATCAACATACTGCGTGCCGCACAAAATGTGCTTAATGATAGGATTGGCATTCCAATTCTGCTCGGCAGCAAGGAAAAGATTACCGAAACCATAAAGGAGAACAACCTAGACCTTCAGGGCGTAGAAATCGTCGAGTTCTTTGGAGAAGAGGAGCGTAGCCGTCGCGAGCGCTATGCCAAGATGTACCATCGCAAGCTCGAGCGTAACGGGATTATCTACTCCGAGGCGGCAGAGCGCATGTACAACCGCGACTACTTTGGCACCATGATGGTGGAGGCTGGCGATGCCGATGCCTTCATTTCGGGGTATGCCAAGCGCTACGCCTATACGGTTGCTCCGGCGCTCGAATACTACAACATGAAGGAAACTGGAAGCCGCTTGGCTGGCCTATACATTGTGATGACCAAGCGTGGCCCATTCTTCTTTGCCGACTCGAGCACGATGAATCCAGAGCCAACGCCGCTCGATTTGGTAAATACCACCCTGCTAGTGGCCGACGAGGTGCGCTCGTACGGCATTGAGCCCCGCATTGCGCTGCTTTCCAACTCCAACTTTGGTTCGGTGAGCGAGGGTAGCCCCGCCGTAGCCCACGAGGCGGTAAGGCTGCTGCATGCCCACTACCCCGAGATTATGGTGGATGGCGAGATGCAGGTACGCTTTGCCCTAAACGCCGAAAAGCGAATGGCGCAGTATCCGTTCTCTAAGCTAAAGGATATGGAGGTAAACGTACTGGTATTCCCTAACTTTGCGGCCAGCAACATAGGCTACAAGCTGATGCAGGATTTGGCCAGCTTCGAGGTTATAGGGCCGGTGCTGTTGGGTATGCCTAAGTCTATTCACGTAGTGCCCATAGACAGCAGCGTTCGCGAGATTGTAAACATGGCTACCATAGCCGCCGTCGACGCTCAGCGCACCAACCGTGCCGAGTGGCTCACCATCGATCCTACGATATAG
- the dgt gene encoding dGTP triphosphohydrolase — protein sequence MWSNLISGIRTGKETSTSTTTPTIGRSHFQRDYDRLIFSSAFRRMQNKTQVFPLPGAVFVHNRLTHSLEVASVGRTLGSLVADELLNLYPNLPQLAEIPHIVAAACLAHDMGNPPFGHAGETIISGYFKDNCEHLYNQGLLTKGEWHDLIYFDGNANALRLLTAQLNGRRAGGFGLSYSTLASIIKYPYESALTDKNKFGFFQSEKELVRRMATALGMHIIDNDPLRVARYPLTYLVEAADDICYLLMDLEDAHKLAILSGEEVFNLLLPLASDEESSTELHDNLAIVTDPNERIAYLRAVAISKLIQECALAFMNNITKIEQGEAVLPLVKQLPKTYLDAAERITQLSIQKIYNHNTVVEIEIAGHRILSTLCHEYTQAMLHPKRQLSKKLISRIPEQYHNSGATTYKQLMTVVDFISGMTDVYALELYRNITGISIPGIVR from the coding sequence ATGTGGAGTAACCTTATAAGCGGCATACGCACTGGAAAAGAAACCAGCACCTCGACCACCACGCCCACCATTGGGCGCTCGCACTTTCAGCGCGATTACGACCGCCTGATCTTCTCTTCGGCATTCCGAAGGATGCAGAATAAGACACAGGTGTTTCCGCTGCCAGGGGCGGTGTTCGTACACAACCGCCTTACGCACTCGCTGGAGGTTGCCTCGGTGGGCCGCACCCTCGGATCGCTGGTTGCCGACGAGCTGCTAAACCTCTACCCCAACCTACCCCAGCTGGCCGAGATTCCCCACATAGTGGCAGCCGCCTGCCTGGCGCACGACATGGGTAACCCACCTTTTGGGCATGCCGGCGAAACCATCATATCGGGTTACTTTAAGGATAATTGCGAGCATCTCTATAATCAGGGCTTGCTTACCAAGGGCGAGTGGCACGACCTGATCTACTTCGACGGCAACGCCAACGCGCTGCGCCTGCTCACCGCCCAACTCAACGGTAGACGTGCTGGAGGATTTGGGCTTAGCTACTCTACGCTGGCCTCCATTATTAAGTACCCCTACGAATCGGCGCTAACCGATAAGAATAAGTTTGGATTCTTCCAATCTGAGAAGGAACTGGTACGCCGCATGGCCACAGCCCTAGGGATGCATATTATTGACAACGATCCGCTGCGCGTTGCCCGATACCCGCTGACCTACCTGGTGGAGGCAGCCGACGACATCTGCTACCTACTGATGGACCTAGAGGATGCCCACAAGCTCGCCATTCTATCCGGCGAAGAGGTATTCAACCTACTTCTTCCCCTCGCCTCCGACGAGGAAAGCAGCACAGAACTCCACGACAACCTAGCCATCGTTACCGACCCCAACGAGCGTATCGCCTACCTGAGGGCTGTTGCTATCAGCAAGCTGATCCAAGAGTGCGCGTTGGCATTTATGAATAACATCACCAAAATAGAGCAAGGCGAAGCGGTACTGCCTCTGGTTAAGCAGCTGCCCAAAACCTACCTCGACGCAGCCGAGCGCATTACCCAGCTCTCCATTCAAAAGATCTACAACCATAACACCGTTGTCGAAATAGAGATTGCGGGGCACCGCATCCTGTCGACGCTATGCCACGAGTACACCCAGGCGATGCTTCATCCCAAGCGACAGCTCTCTAAGAAGCTCATCTCACGCATCCCTGAGCAGTACCACAACAGCGGCGCCACCACCTACAAGCAGCTGATGACCGTTGTAGACTTCATCTCGGGCATGACCGATGTGTATGCCCTCGAGCTCTACCGTAACATCACCGGAATATCCATTCCCGGGATTGTACGGTAA
- a CDS encoding DUF6249 domain-containing protein — MDAGSLAMLIPIFGIVFGNALAFGIIYFAIMTRNRERMALIEKGATAEEIYQSRKVSKYSALKNGLFLIGIAVGLIVAAIVAATTLLNPVAVYFAFILLFGGLGLVIFYLIYTKNERNQPRSDF; from the coding sequence ATGGATGCAGGATCTTTAGCAATGCTAATCCCAATATTTGGGATAGTATTTGGAAATGCACTCGCATTTGGAATCATCTACTTCGCAATAATGACGCGAAATAGGGAGCGAATGGCGCTTATCGAAAAAGGAGCTACAGCCGAGGAAATCTACCAAAGCCGCAAAGTATCGAAGTACTCTGCGCTTAAGAATGGGCTTTTCTTAATTGGTATCGCGGTTGGATTAATCGTAGCAGCAATTGTGGCTGCCACAACGTTGCTAAACCCGGTTGCGGTTTACTTCGCGTTTATACTACTATTTGGTGGACTAGGATTGGTTATCTTCTACCTTATCTACACAAAAAATGAGCGTAACCAGCCTAGAAGCGACTTCTGA
- a CDS encoding RNA polymerase sigma factor, producing the protein MSVTSLEATSDLILVQRAKENNSPAVAELINRYKGMVYTIALKVLKDRDEAEEVAQEAFVKAFTKLNLFRMDCSFSSWLYRIAYNTAISRTREKKREQEYQQETVATESFEQQAKAFSTLEQDDRKRYLNQAMQQLDSDDNLLLILFYYDGKSLEEISQITGYSDSNVKVKLYRARKKLHEELEKILRNETKTLL; encoded by the coding sequence ATGAGCGTAACCAGCCTAGAAGCGACTTCTGATCTTATCCTTGTGCAAAGGGCAAAGGAGAACAACTCCCCTGCAGTAGCCGAGCTTATCAACCGCTACAAGGGGATGGTGTACACCATTGCCCTAAAGGTGCTAAAGGATAGAGATGAAGCCGAAGAGGTTGCGCAGGAGGCTTTTGTAAAGGCCTTCACCAAGCTCAACCTTTTTAGGATGGATTGCAGCTTTTCTTCGTGGCTCTACCGCATAGCCTACAACACGGCCATTTCGCGAACGCGCGAAAAGAAGCGCGAGCAGGAATACCAGCAGGAGACGGTAGCCACCGAATCGTTCGAGCAGCAGGCTAAAGCATTTAGTACGCTCGAACAAGACGATCGGAAACGGTATCTAAACCAGGCGATGCAGCAGCTCGATAGCGACGATAACCTGCTACTTATACTTTTCTACTACGATGGAAAATCGCTGGAAGAGATCTCGCAGATTACCGGTTATTCCGATTCCAACGTTAAGGTAAAGCTTTACCGGGCAAGGAAAAAGCTGCACGAAGAGCTCGAAAAAATACTACGTAACGAAACTAAAACACTTCTTTAG